Proteins encoded by one window of Methanothermobacter sp. K4:
- a CDS encoding 3H domain-containing protein — MPPQRNLVENIPYVPLSVIYYALAALAALIIYGIAGSMYIMGLDIYNAIYFTVITIATVGYGDITPVTVSQKIFSVTLALGGVGLIAYVLSLTVSVITMTLQETISGARIRRLMQSMNNHFILCGFGRVGSAVFKELQKRNQKTIIIEKDREIVEKELWEDPNVLAIPESATDEDALRAAGIKRARGVIITTGDDVDNLFITLTCRELNPDIWIVTRSSKRENIKRLYRAGANRVISPEISGGEDIYFAAMEPTMVKITVKHDVEDIGREAEIILKYGCTLEDIEYHLPEFKEPLVRKIGVSERKELERFLNALEGDPARKSSLTRIYESVSGIHSHWISGPDRESIDKVIEELREEGILLGVNLDDSEIKEVARKHGRLVEIIIKPEMSIVENHGVDDIRREAEIIIKNGCTIEDIEYYLPGFSEPLRRNVGVDSIEDVDRFIKTLRSDSRKLESLDRLYTLSGGGIHTHRISGPDSKSLDRVEEELRKEGFLIGVNLDLAEIKSIIQESGRVVEMLLKHDLGNMDDKETIIRRGGRILDSKHYLPGVRQVVTRNLNIRNMDDLRRCQEELEKPDARRSLKALYSISRNIHSHTVAASDVKVIKKIERDLKKRGVLLGVNLSEDEIWDIVESEMMEKFCIE, encoded by the coding sequence ATGCCACCCCAAAGGAATCTGGTGGAGAATATCCCCTACGTTCCCCTATCAGTCATATACTATGCCCTCGCGGCTCTGGCGGCTCTCATAATTTATGGTATAGCTGGCTCAATGTACATAATGGGTCTTGACATCTACAATGCCATCTACTTCACGGTGATCACCATCGCCACTGTGGGTTACGGGGACATAACACCCGTCACTGTATCCCAGAAGATATTCTCTGTTACCCTTGCCCTTGGTGGTGTGGGACTCATAGCCTATGTTCTAAGCTTAACCGTTTCGGTGATCACGATGACACTGCAGGAGACCATATCAGGTGCCCGGATACGGAGGTTAATGCAGTCAATGAACAACCACTTTATTCTCTGTGGTTTTGGCCGTGTTGGATCCGCCGTTTTTAAGGAGTTACAGAAAAGGAATCAGAAGACCATAATAATTGAGAAGGACCGGGAAATAGTGGAAAAGGAACTCTGGGAGGACCCCAACGTACTTGCAATACCTGAAAGCGCCACAGATGAGGATGCCCTCAGGGCTGCCGGCATAAAGAGGGCCCGTGGGGTTATAATAACAACCGGGGATGATGTTGACAACCTCTTCATAACCCTCACCTGCAGGGAGCTGAATCCTGACATATGGATCGTGACAAGGTCCAGTAAGAGGGAAAACATAAAGAGACTCTACCGTGCAGGGGCCAACCGTGTGATCTCCCCTGAGATCAGTGGGGGTGAGGACATCTACTTTGCAGCCATGGAACCCACCATGGTGAAGATAACAGTTAAGCACGACGTTGAGGATATTGGAAGGGAGGCAGAGATAATACTCAAATATGGCTGCACACTGGAGGATATAGAGTATCACCTCCCTGAGTTCAAGGAGCCCCTGGTCAGGAAAATTGGGGTATCCGAGAGAAAGGAACTTGAAAGGTTTTTGAATGCCCTTGAGGGTGACCCCGCCAGGAAGAGCTCCCTTACAAGGATCTATGAGTCTGTGAGCGGAATACACTCCCACTGGATATCCGGACCGGACCGGGAGAGTATAGATAAGGTCATAGAGGAACTCAGAGAGGAGGGCATCCTTCTCGGCGTTAACCTTGATGACAGTGAGATAAAGGAGGTTGCAAGGAAGCATGGGCGACTTGTTGAGATAATAATTAAGCCTGAGATGAGCATTGTTGAAAACCACGGCGTGGATGACATAAGAAGGGAAGCAGAGATCATAATAAAGAATGGCTGTACAATCGAGGACATAGAGTACTACCTTCCAGGTTTCTCAGAACCCCTCAGAAGAAATGTGGGTGTTGATTCAATTGAGGACGTCGACCGTTTCATAAAGACCCTCAGGAGTGACTCCCGTAAACTGGAATCCCTTGACAGACTCTACACCCTCTCAGGTGGGGGTATACATACTCACAGGATATCCGGCCCGGACTCAAAGAGCCTTGATAGGGTGGAGGAGGAACTCAGGAAGGAGGGCTTCCTCATAGGGGTTAATCTGGACCTCGCTGAGATCAAATCCATAATACAGGAATCTGGAAGGGTTGTTGAGATGCTCCTGAAGCATGACCTGGGTAACATGGACGACAAGGAGACAATTATAAGGAGGGGCGGTCGAATCCTTGACTCAAAGCACTACCTTCCAGGGGTGAGGCAGGTTGTCACAAGGAACCTCAACATAAGGAACATGGATGACCTCCGGAGGTGCCAGGAGGAACTTGAAAAGCCAGATGCCAGGAGATCCCTGAAGGCCCTGTACAGCATATCAAGGAATATACACTCACACACCGTCGCTGCAAGTGACGTTAAGGTTATAAAGAAGATTGAAAGGGACCTCAAAAAGAGGGGTGTGCTCCTTGGTGTTAACCTCTCTGAAGATGAGATATGGGATATAGTTGAGAGTGAAATGATGGAGAAGTTCTGCATAGAATAA
- a CDS encoding NAD(P)H-hydrate dehydratase has protein sequence MKPIDMAAADINAEYLGIPRLSLMETAGRAVAEEIGNYADGGRVVLFCGSGGNGGDGFVAARHLLNMGFEVEVLLLAHPERIGSLEARRNWDVLRAMQPEPGILGVRAASDSSELFTVDADVVVDAVLGTGVRGVIREPSRSAIELINRSDAFKVSVDIPSGLNPETGTVDDVAVAADLTVTFHRMKDGLENADPVITGEIVVRDIGIPRAAEVFVGPGDLLRIPSRSPESHKGENGRVLVIGGSHHYSGAPALAAISALRAGADVVTVAAPGSAASAIKSIAPDLIVRKLEGKYIGPGSLGELLELAENADSVLVGCGAGRHQSTSETFRELIGALQEMGKPLVLDADALRLIDYSHVTDYQDLTVTPHMGEFREFFKLRSEIYADFNERVAAFSSVSSRISGTVLLKGHVDMIFQGDRFRLNRTGCPGMTVGGTGDCLAGLTAGLRAMGLSSFDSASLAAFINGKAGELAMEKHGTGFLASDIHDFIPRAMDMQTYGF, from the coding sequence ATGAAGCCGATTGATATGGCAGCAGCTGATATTAATGCGGAGTACCTTGGTATTCCAAGACTTTCACTTATGGAGACTGCTGGAAGGGCAGTTGCAGAGGAGATAGGGAATTATGCGGATGGAGGAAGGGTCGTATTATTTTGCGGGTCGGGGGGAAATGGTGGTGATGGGTTTGTTGCTGCACGGCATCTCCTTAACATGGGATTCGAGGTTGAGGTTCTCCTGCTTGCACACCCCGAAAGGATAGGGTCACTGGAGGCACGGCGTAACTGGGATGTTCTGAGGGCCATGCAGCCTGAGCCAGGCATACTCGGCGTAAGGGCGGCCAGTGATTCATCTGAGCTTTTCACTGTGGATGCAGATGTGGTTGTTGATGCAGTACTTGGCACAGGTGTCAGGGGGGTTATAAGGGAACCATCAAGGTCAGCCATTGAACTCATAAACCGTTCAGACGCATTTAAGGTTTCTGTGGATATACCGAGTGGACTCAACCCAGAGACAGGGACTGTGGATGATGTGGCTGTGGCTGCAGACCTTACGGTGACATTCCACAGGATGAAGGATGGACTTGAAAATGCGGATCCTGTCATCACAGGGGAAATCGTGGTGAGGGACATAGGGATACCAAGGGCAGCTGAGGTGTTCGTGGGGCCGGGGGATCTTCTAAGGATACCCTCAAGAAGCCCTGAGAGTCATAAGGGGGAAAACGGGAGGGTTCTGGTTATCGGCGGAAGCCATCACTACTCAGGGGCCCCTGCACTCGCAGCAATCTCCGCCCTGAGGGCAGGTGCAGACGTTGTAACAGTGGCAGCACCGGGCAGCGCAGCCAGCGCCATCAAATCCATAGCACCTGATCTAATAGTCAGGAAACTTGAGGGTAAATATATAGGGCCAGGGTCCCTGGGGGAGCTCCTGGAACTTGCAGAAAATGCCGATTCTGTTCTTGTGGGCTGTGGGGCTGGTAGACACCAATCAACATCAGAGACTTTCAGAGAACTTATTGGAGCACTCCAGGAAATGGGAAAACCCCTGGTACTCGATGCTGATGCACTCAGGCTGATTGACTACTCCCATGTCACTGACTACCAGGATTTAACTGTAACTCCACATATGGGCGAATTCAGGGAGTTCTTCAAACTCAGATCCGAAATATACGCCGATTTCAATGAAAGGGTAGCCGCATTCAGCTCGGTTTCATCCAGGATAAGCGGAACGGTCCTTCTGAAGGGTCATGTGGACATGATATTTCAGGGTGACAGATTCCGGCTCAACAGGACTGGGTGCCCGGGAATGACTGTGGGAGGTACAGGGGATTGCCTTGCCGGTTTAACTGCTGGTCTACGTGCAATGGGACTTTCGTCATTTGATTCCGCCTCACTTGCAGCATTCATAAATGGTAAGGCAGGTGAACTGGCAATGGAGAAACATGGAACAGGATTTTTAGCGTCAGATATCCATGATTTTATTCCAAGGGCAATGGATATGCAGACCTATGGTTTCTGA
- a CDS encoding pro-sigmaK processing inhibitor BofA family protein, whose protein sequence is MEGFSFLVLIVVATFIIAGGLASLRILFGVGRKILALAGNIVLGIFLLFGVNILPFVNIPINPLTVLVAGFGGVTGVGILLIGNILGLV, encoded by the coding sequence ATGGAAGGGTTCTCATTCCTTGTTCTCATTGTGGTTGCCACATTCATAATTGCAGGGGGTCTTGCATCCCTCAGGATACTTTTTGGTGTTGGGAGGAAGATCCTGGCACTTGCAGGGAACATAGTCCTTGGAATTTTTCTTCTTTTTGGTGTTAATATACTGCCATTCGTAAACATCCCCATCAACCCTCTTACAGTCCTTGTGGCTGGTTTTGGTGGGGTGACAGGGGTCGGGATACTTCTCATTGGAAACATCCTTGGATTGGTCTGA
- a CDS encoding argininosuccinate synthase has protein sequence MDKVVLAFSGGLDTSVCIKLLEEKYGMEVITACVDVGQPREEVERPARVAEELGNYKHHTVDAREEFAEKYIFPAIKANAVYEGYPLSTALARPLIAEKIVEVAEAEGASAIAHGCTGKGNDQFRFEAVIRSRTDLEVIAPIRDLNLTRTEEMEYARSCGIPLPSDKLYSIDENLWGRAIEGDILEDPMVEPPEDAFQWTRPIDKTPEEPEVVEIEFRSGVPVALNGDEMKPLELIGLANEIAGKHGIGRVDIMEDRIIGMKSREVYETPAAFLLLEAHRALEQLTLTRSELRFADTVSSTYAELVYSGLWHDPLREDLDMAINHMQRRVTGMVRVKLHRGSMRVIGRKSPYSLYSEEIVSFEDKTLDQREMAGMVKNYALQAGIYNRVCRKEN, from the coding sequence ATGGATAAGGTGGTTCTTGCTTTCAGTGGAGGTCTTGACACATCTGTATGTATCAAGCTCCTTGAGGAAAAATACGGTATGGAAGTCATAACAGCCTGCGTGGATGTTGGTCAGCCGCGGGAGGAGGTTGAAAGACCAGCAAGGGTTGCAGAGGAACTTGGAAACTATAAACACCACACAGTGGATGCGAGGGAAGAGTTTGCAGAGAAATACATATTCCCGGCCATAAAGGCAAATGCAGTATACGAGGGATACCCCCTCAGCACGGCCCTTGCAAGGCCCCTGATAGCAGAAAAGATAGTTGAGGTTGCTGAAGCAGAGGGTGCATCTGCAATAGCACATGGATGTACAGGTAAGGGAAATGATCAGTTCCGTTTTGAGGCTGTTATAAGGTCAAGGACGGACCTTGAGGTCATAGCACCCATAAGGGACCTGAACCTCACAAGGACAGAGGAGATGGAATATGCCAGATCCTGCGGCATACCCCTCCCCTCAGATAAGCTCTACAGTATAGACGAAAACCTCTGGGGTCGTGCAATAGAGGGCGACATCCTTGAGGATCCCATGGTGGAACCGCCCGAGGACGCATTCCAGTGGACAAGGCCCATCGATAAAACCCCTGAAGAACCAGAGGTGGTTGAGATCGAATTCAGGAGCGGGGTCCCCGTTGCACTGAATGGTGATGAGATGAAGCCCCTTGAACTCATAGGCCTTGCAAATGAAATCGCAGGTAAACACGGGATTGGAAGGGTTGACATCATGGAGGACCGGATCATAGGGATGAAGAGCCGTGAGGTCTATGAAACACCCGCAGCCTTCCTCCTCCTGGAGGCCCACCGGGCCCTTGAACAGCTGACACTTACCAGGAGCGAACTTCGATTCGCAGATACAGTCAGCAGCACCTACGCTGAACTCGTCTACAGTGGACTCTGGCATGACCCCCTCCGTGAGGACCTTGACATGGCAATAAATCACATGCAGAGGCGTGTAACCGGAATGGTGAGGGTCAAACTACACAGGGGCAGCATGCGGGTCATAGGCAGAAAGTCACCCTACAGCCTCTACAGTGAGGAGATAGTATCATTTGAGGACAAGACCCTTGACCAGAGGGAGATGGCTGGAATGGTCAAAAACTACGCCCTCCAGGCCGGGATATACAACAGGGTGTGCAGGAAGGAGAACTGA
- a CDS encoding succinylglutamate desuccinylase/aspartoacylase family protein, producing the protein MFVREDPIKISTVHEGSGGDVTLNDALRPHLSSEISLELAEYSRQGTVMLTLGGGRPVVMVVAGVHGNEIPPQVAAIRLSEQLLSMDIRGTVHVIPFAAPWATMKNSRWFRGHDLNRSASIQGSVTNSIFRRACEMGVDALADFHSTAPGSKPGVEGVFCSEEPEHESMEIARYITSRTSSKLLCYERASSHYRGALEDECNLAGIPSVTCEVLSENGVVREGSDRRSLLQMRLFLKYMGILSL; encoded by the coding sequence ATGTTTGTGAGGGAGGACCCGATTAAAATTTCAACTGTACATGAGGGCTCGGGAGGTGATGTTACCCTCAATGATGCTCTACGGCCACATTTAAGCTCAGAAATTTCCCTTGAACTGGCAGAGTACTCCCGGCAGGGTACTGTGATGCTCACCCTTGGAGGGGGGAGGCCAGTGGTGATGGTTGTGGCGGGGGTTCATGGAAATGAGATACCCCCACAGGTAGCTGCGATACGGCTTTCAGAACAGCTCTTATCCATGGATATCAGGGGGACTGTGCATGTGATACCATTTGCCGCCCCATGGGCAACGATGAAGAACAGCAGGTGGTTCAGGGGCCATGATCTGAACCGCTCAGCCAGCATCCAGGGGTCTGTAACAAATTCCATATTCAGGAGGGCATGTGAGATGGGGGTGGATGCACTTGCAGATTTCCACTCCACTGCACCTGGAAGCAAACCCGGTGTTGAGGGTGTTTTCTGTTCAGAGGAACCTGAACATGAAAGCATGGAGATAGCCCGTTACATAACTTCAAGGACTTCATCTAAACTTCTATGCTATGAGAGGGCGTCTTCCCATTACAGGGGGGCCCTTGAGGATGAATGTAACCTTGCAGGTATCCCCTCTGTAACCTGTGAGGTTTTATCTGAGAATGGAGTGGTCAGGGAGGGCAGTGACAGAAGGTCGCTTCTGCAGATGAGGCTCTTTCTGAAGTACATGGGTATTCTATCATTATGA
- a CDS encoding metal-dependent hydrolase: MSSYRKHAAFSIIMASPIFQAVFPVALALLGSMIPDMDHEVRSENVSTVFLFGLVIFLVFYILGLPYLAGIALMDLALIFYLSRHRGFTHSILGALIISACLTVFVLSVFFLLRSLGLDGKASIMVILTVLGFMFLNRVMILPFVLLTLLGVFLTDFPTMNLYTIMGPLLIGFISHDVLDSFTPSGVRFMRPFSGRTFRKGFGILMLIFWALVVLYVLLWL, from the coding sequence GTGTCCTCATATAGGAAACATGCCGCCTTTTCAATCATAATGGCGTCCCCAATTTTCCAGGCGGTTTTTCCGGTTGCACTGGCACTTCTGGGGTCCATGATTCCTGATATGGACCATGAGGTTAGATCAGAGAATGTGTCAACGGTGTTTCTTTTTGGACTTGTGATATTCCTTGTATTTTACATCCTGGGTCTCCCCTACCTTGCGGGGATTGCCCTCATGGATCTTGCCCTCATATTCTACCTTTCAAGGCACAGGGGATTCACACATTCAATTCTGGGGGCCCTCATAATCTCTGCCTGCCTGACTGTGTTTGTTCTATCGGTGTTCTTCCTTCTGAGGTCACTGGGCCTTGATGGGAAGGCATCAATCATGGTCATACTCACGGTTCTGGGGTTCATGTTCCTTAACAGGGTGATGATCTTACCATTCGTACTTCTGACTCTTCTCGGGGTTTTCCTCACGGATTTTCCCACAATGAATCTCTACACAATAATGGGGCCCCTCCTCATTGGGTTCATCAGCCATGATGTCCTTGATTCCTTCACACCATCAGGGGTCAGGTTCATGAGGCCCTTCTCAGGGAGAACCTTCAGAAAGGGCTTCGGGATCCTTATGCTGATTTTCTGGGCCCTTGTGGTACTCTACGTGCTCCTGTGGCTGTAA
- a CDS encoding monovalent cation/H+ antiporter subunit E — translation MFITRILYGIAYFLVLIYEILKATADVAVRTLNGNIAPVIVEIETELTRPVSQTILANSITLTPGTLSVDLDSENRILKVAAIYPRSREDIIPFEPYIRGMLE, via the coding sequence ATGTTTATCACAAGGATTCTGTACGGTATCGCCTACTTCCTGGTTCTGATATATGAAATACTTAAGGCAACAGCTGACGTGGCAGTAAGAACACTTAATGGAAACATTGCGCCTGTAATAGTGGAAATAGAGACTGAACTCACAAGGCCGGTGTCCCAGACGATACTTGCAAACAGCATAACCCTCACACCAGGAACACTTTCGGTTGACCTTGATTCTGAGAACAGAATCCTTAAGGTCGCTGCAATATATCCCCGCAGCAGGGAGGACATAATACCATTTGAACCCTACATAAGGGGGATGCTTGAATAG
- a CDS encoding monovalent cation/H+ antiporter complex subunit F, with the protein MDLLMISEYILLASLAVFSIAAVRIATRKSIGMGLVGISALSLAIATILILINRIYGVGFCRDIAYALVLLGPVGTIAFARVLRG; encoded by the coding sequence ATGGATCTGCTGATGATATCAGAATATATTCTCCTGGCTTCACTGGCAGTGTTCTCCATTGCAGCGGTGAGAATCGCAACAAGAAAGAGCATAGGGATGGGCCTTGTTGGTATATCAGCGCTCAGCTTAGCCATCGCAACGATACTCATACTCATAAACAGGATCTATGGAGTTGGCTTCTGCCGTGATATAGCCTATGCCCTTGTTCTTCTGGGGCCAGTTGGCACCATAGCATTTGCGAGGGTTCTGAGGGGTTGA
- a CDS encoding DUF2109 family protein — protein MILRSAILIISSILVILAAIGILRFRDDIERVLYARIHVLGIADVACILALLALGEPLLAATYFILAPFVSHAIANAHYHGEGD, from the coding sequence ATGATTTTAAGGTCCGCCATCCTCATCATATCATCCATACTTGTGATACTGGCAGCCATAGGTATACTCAGATTCAGGGACGATATAGAGAGGGTCCTGTATGCAAGGATCCACGTCCTCGGTATTGCCGATGTTGCATGCATACTGGCACTCCTTGCCCTTGGAGAACCACTACTGGCCGCAACATACTTCATACTGGCACCGTTTGTCTCACATGCAATAGCAAATGCCCACTACCATGGGGAGGGGGATTAG
- a CDS encoding DUF4040 domain-containing protein, with protein sequence MIEYVIMIIAILGAVLALVQRDLLKAAILTGVPGAAIAALYQLLLAPDVALTQAIVGSAIIPVFFALAAYRTMRMEEE encoded by the coding sequence ATGATCGAATACGTGATAATGATTATAGCCATACTTGGAGCGGTACTTGCACTGGTCCAGAGGGACCTCCTGAAGGCAGCCATACTCACAGGGGTCCCCGGGGCCGCAATAGCAGCCCTTTACCAGCTGCTACTGGCACCTGATGTCGCACTGACACAGGCGATAGTTGGATCCGCAATTATACCGGTCTTCTTTGCACTTGCTGCTTACAGGACAATGAGAATGGAGGAAGAATGA
- a CDS encoding cation:proton antiporter subunit C — MISLQLASLLTAGSLMVIGAVAVIFIDNLIKKVIALSFIADGVNLFLVTLGYRPGGTVYIYLPGMSGTWFAQNASYPLPFALVLTSIVIGASTLAVMLGIIIILYHKHGTISASKVLEE, encoded by the coding sequence ATGATCTCTCTACAGCTGGCATCCCTACTGACAGCAGGAAGCCTCATGGTCATAGGCGCTGTGGCCGTGATATTCATAGACAACCTCATAAAGAAGGTTATAGCCCTTTCATTCATAGCTGACGGCGTTAACCTCTTCCTTGTGACACTGGGCTACAGACCTGGGGGTACAGTCTACATTTACCTTCCAGGAATGTCAGGGACATGGTTTGCACAGAACGCATCCTACCCGCTGCCCTTTGCACTTGTACTCACAAGCATAGTTATAGGGGCCAGCACCCTTGCTGTGATGCTTGGTATAATAATAATCCTTTATCATAAACACGGCACCATAAGCGCATCCAAGGTGCTGGAAGAGTGA
- the ehbF gene encoding energy conserving hydrogenase EhbF, translating into MNPLIPVMVVLLILCALLLNLLHGRDRTVKVLAVAVAIVLPVIPLLAGYGAHYFGGYAPLSENSAIASGLPDSVKSSYLYSFHPGITYLFGSAQRIFLFILSIVAFLAVLTSLNEVRKPSGVYAFLMFMGTAAVTAIVLTDDIFNLYVFFEIAALAQVGVILCSGVERSYETALKYMMIGGVAAPMLLLGVAILLALTGNVNISDIVFSMRSGLVNPGSPLFLLASSLILFGWLYGTGLPPFHTIKSAVYSRALPHGAALLQAFSVFTFTALALVILRMFYHMPLVRWAMVFFSLAGMVLGISMALMQTDLRRMIGFLAVGELGYIGIGLGLGTAASISAGLFQAVNEALITACIFLGFGTIFYMTGRSDPERIGGLIAYKPGLAGLVMLSGFIMAGVPPFNVFQSKLMLIQASIQAGFPELGVVMILLSIVTFMTFLRAFYSVYLRPEPEGMELESESVPRSTVFSLVVLILICTALGVAPWIATSQFTSLIQGLII; encoded by the coding sequence ATGAATCCACTTATACCGGTCATGGTGGTTTTGCTGATTCTCTGTGCTCTTCTACTTAACCTCCTTCATGGAAGGGACAGAACCGTGAAGGTACTGGCTGTTGCAGTGGCAATTGTACTTCCAGTCATACCCCTCCTTGCAGGGTACGGTGCACATTACTTTGGGGGCTACGCCCCACTATCAGAGAATTCTGCCATTGCATCAGGACTGCCCGACTCCGTAAAGTCATCGTACCTCTACTCATTTCACCCTGGGATAACATACCTCTTTGGAAGTGCCCAGAGGATATTTCTGTTCATACTATCAATCGTGGCGTTCCTGGCGGTTTTAACATCCCTCAATGAGGTCAGAAAACCTTCAGGTGTCTACGCATTCCTCATGTTTATGGGGACAGCTGCTGTTACAGCCATAGTCCTCACAGATGACATATTCAACCTCTATGTCTTCTTTGAGATAGCGGCACTTGCACAGGTTGGTGTGATTCTCTGCTCGGGGGTGGAGCGCAGCTATGAGACCGCACTCAAATACATGATGATAGGTGGGGTGGCAGCCCCCATGCTCCTCCTGGGTGTGGCCATACTCCTTGCGCTGACAGGTAACGTTAACATATCAGATATAGTGTTTTCAATGAGAAGTGGCCTTGTTAACCCTGGCAGTCCCCTATTCCTGCTTGCATCATCACTCATACTATTCGGGTGGCTTTACGGTACGGGGCTCCCACCATTCCACACCATCAAATCAGCGGTCTACAGCAGGGCCCTCCCCCATGGGGCTGCGCTTCTTCAGGCCTTCTCTGTCTTCACATTCACAGCCCTCGCACTGGTCATACTGAGAATGTTCTACCATATGCCGCTTGTGAGGTGGGCCATGGTGTTCTTCTCACTGGCAGGGATGGTTCTGGGTATAAGCATGGCACTCATGCAGACAGATCTAAGGAGGATGATAGGTTTCCTTGCGGTGGGTGAACTCGGGTACATTGGAATAGGCCTTGGCCTTGGAACCGCAGCCAGTATATCCGCGGGACTGTTCCAGGCTGTCAACGAGGCCCTGATAACAGCATGCATATTCCTGGGCTTCGGGACGATCTTCTACATGACTGGAAGATCCGACCCTGAAAGGATAGGGGGCCTCATAGCATATAAACCCGGTCTTGCAGGTCTCGTGATGCTTTCAGGGTTCATAATGGCGGGTGTACCACCATTCAATGTATTCCAGAGCAAGCTGATGCTCATACAGGCATCCATCCAGGCAGGGTTCCCTGAGCTGGGTGTTGTGATGATACTCCTCAGCATAGTCACCTTCATGACGTTCCTCAGGGCATTCTATTCGGTTTACCTCAGACCAGAACCTGAGGGAATGGAACTGGAATCAGAATCGGTCCCCAGGTCGACGGTATTCTCACTTGTGGTGCTGATTCTCATATGCACGGCACTGGGAGTTGCGCCCTGGATTGCAACATCCCAGTTCACATCACTGATACAGGGTCTTATAATATGA
- a CDS encoding energy-converting hydrogenase B subunit G, EhbG: MSFYDTVIDRIRELTEKDGEKGVSNISASAALTAEITVTAAVLIAAVMLRKINFILMVFTVLLLAVFLLTSFPISVRLRREQGDEFSRMIFYALMTLGILVSIFYWGGSGV; encoded by the coding sequence ATGAGCTTCTATGATACGGTAATAGACAGGATAAGGGAATTAACAGAAAAAGATGGTGAGAAGGGAGTAAGCAACATTTCGGCCTCAGCAGCACTCACAGCGGAGATAACAGTAACTGCAGCTGTCCTGATAGCTGCGGTGATGCTGAGGAAGATAAATTTCATCCTCATGGTGTTCACGGTTCTCCTGCTCGCGGTCTTCCTCCTGACCTCCTTCCCGATCTCTGTGAGACTCAGAAGGGAACAGGGGGATGAGTTCAGCAGGATGATATTCTATGCGCTCATGACACTCGGAATACTGGTTTCAATATTCTACTGGGGTGGTTCAGGTGTCTGA
- a CDS encoding EhbH, giving the protein MSESIRGLMATVALGLFGVTLFDAIIDISKAINPGISIIYNYLGTKIAPNMVTVVVFDWRAYDTLGEALILVTAVLVTLLVFGRGKVQIGRDDGGKER; this is encoded by the coding sequence GTGTCTGAATCCATCAGGGGGCTCATGGCAACGGTGGCCCTTGGCCTCTTCGGGGTAACACTCTTTGATGCCATCATTGACATTAGCAAGGCGATAAACCCCGGAATAAGCATTATATACAATTACCTCGGAACAAAGATAGCCCCCAACATGGTGACGGTTGTCGTGTTCGACTGGAGGGCATACGATACACTTGGAGAGGCCCTTATACTTGTCACGGCTGTACTTGTAACCCTTCTGGTATTTGGAAGGGGTAAGGTCCAGATAGGGAGAGATGACGGAGGGAAGGAGAGATGA
- a CDS encoding MnhB domain-containing protein gives MSTILKIFAFPAAIFIMCLGILTVLGGHITPGGGFQGGAMVAAGFIFCAVVYGIEKSPFQFSHEFMSAMESIGALGYVALGLCGLFFSGFFLYNLGVDLYGISQGVSGLFNYPDPTHAGIIPYLNIVVGLKVLVGLSAIVITFMEFRGGEVTE, from the coding sequence ATGAGTACAATACTTAAGATATTCGCATTCCCTGCAGCAATATTCATAATGTGCCTGGGGATCCTGACAGTGCTCGGGGGCCATATAACCCCTGGAGGAGGATTTCAGGGGGGCGCTATGGTTGCAGCCGGGTTCATATTCTGCGCAGTCGTATATGGAATCGAAAAGAGCCCCTTCCAGTTTTCACATGAATTCATGTCTGCAATGGAAAGCATAGGGGCACTTGGATACGTTGCCCTGGGACTCTGTGGCCTATTCTTCTCAGGTTTCTTCCTTTACAACCTGGGAGTTGACCTGTATGGCATATCACAGGGTGTCAGCGGCTTATTCAACTACCCGGATCCGACACATGCAGGGATAATACCCTACCTCAACATAGTTGTGGGCCTCAAGGTCCTTGTGGGGCTCAGTGCAATCGTAATAACCTTCATGGAGTTCAGGGGTGGAGAGGTCACAGAATAG